The Bartonella sp. HY328 genome contains the following window.
TATGAAAGGCTTATAAATGTTTGCAGTTATCAAGACCGGGGGCAAGCAGTATCGTGTTGCTGCTAATGATCTCCTTAAAGTAGAAAAAGTTGCTGGTGAAGCTGGTAGCGTTGTAGAATTTACCGATGTCATGATGGTTGGCGTTGGTGCAGATGCCAAAATCGGTCTTCCTTTTGTTAAGGGTGCTGTTGTTAAGGCAACTGTTGTCGAGCAGGGCCGCGCCCGTAAGGTTATCGCTTTTAAGAAGCGTCGCCGTCAAAATTCAAAGCGCACACGTGGCCATCGTCAAGAATTGACAACAATCCGTATTTCCGAGATTGTTGCTGGTTAATTAAAAGATTTAAAAACCATCACTGGTTTTTATAAAAGTTAAAACCGCTGTTACATGCGCCAAAATTGGCAGCAGTAAATTTCAGCAAAATGTTAAATTATTTGCAATAGCAATAAAGTTTTTAGGAGAACACCTATGGCACACAAAAAAGCTGGTGGTTCGTCACGCAACGGTCGCGATTCAGAATCAAAACGCCTCGGCGTGAAAAAATTTGGTGGTGAATCTGTCATTCCTGGCAATATCATTCTTCGTCAACGTGGCACTCAGTGGCACCCTGGCGACAATGTAGGCATTGGTAAAGATCACACTATTTTTGCACTTGTTAACGGCACGGTTTCGTTCCGTACGAAAGCCAATGGCCGCAGCTTTGTATCTGTCGTGAAAATGGCAGAAGCAGCAGAGTAAGCCGGAGCTCTTAAAACAGTCCGGCGTCCCATTGGACCCCGGTACTGTTAATCCAGACCAAAATATAAGGGAAAGATGGGACACCATCTTTCCCTTTTTTCTTTTGCTCTGGAGGTTATAATGAGCAACGACCCCTTGGATAATAATGAGCCGTTAAGCAGTAACGGCATCAGCAATAATGAGCGGCGGCGGCAGTTACATTGCCCTGTTTTAGTAACTGAACGATTGGTATTGCGATTACCCCATATTGAAGACATGGACGCCATTGCCGATCTCGCCAATAATCGCCGTGTCTCTGCAATGCTTAGCGCTATGCCTTATCCGTTTACGCGAAAACATGCAGCCGACTTTATTCTACGTGCGGTTGCGGGCGAGATGGGCCATTGCGTCTATGCCATTACGTTGGGTGATACAGGCGAATTTATTGGCTCTTGTAGCGTTCGAGAACGCCATGACGATCCAAATGGTGTTGAGATCGGCTATTGGCTTGGTGAACCCTATTGGAAAAAGGGCTATGCAAGCGAAGCGGCTAACGCATTAATCGATACTATTTTTCGCGCAACCGACCTTGATAGCATTTATGTCACCTGTTTTGCTGCCAATACCCCTTCGCGGCGAGTTATCCAAAAATTAGGATTTCGCTATGAGGGGGTTAGTGAGCAACAATCGATCGTATCAGGATTATTAATAGCTGATAATTTCAGCTTAAGCCGCGAGAATTGGATTGAGCAACGCCGCATCGCTCAAGGTGTTGCTTCTTCACGCATCCAAACATTGCAAAATGCTGCCTGATAAGATTGGGCGCATTGTCGTCGCCACATAGGCGGCTAGACAAAAACCGTAAACTGGTTTTTTAAATTTTTTCTTTGAAAACGCTTCGCATCTTTTGATGTGAAGCGTTTTTGCATTTATTGCCCTTGTTCTCATGTAAGTTTCTGGTGACAACCATTTTTATGGCTGCCCAATCCATATTTATTACTCTATGCATCACCTTACGACTTACTCAATGACAGAATCAAAGGCTTGGTTAGTTAAAATTTTAAACTGAAACATGTGGGACTAAAGAGACGATCAGCTTTTTTAAATAAGCACCTTATTTTTTAGCTTTTGCCTTAATAGTTAACAAATCTTCTAAAAACGTGGACCAATAGCGCGACCAATTAGCAGTAAATTTTATGCGTTATTTTGATAATGGTTAATTTTGTATATAAATATATGTTTATAACCTAATTTTGATTCTTGTTTTTAAAGACTCACTCATTCACAAGCTTGATCGGCTTAAAATGAGTCTCTTTATAACGATGTGAGTCTTATCAACACCCATTCAATATTGCCTTGTTTTTGTTAAGTTTTTTAACATTCCATCCTTGGAAATTATTTGATTTTATC
Protein-coding sequences here:
- the rplU gene encoding 50S ribosomal protein L21, which gives rise to MFAVIKTGGKQYRVAANDLLKVEKVAGEAGSVVEFTDVMMVGVGADAKIGLPFVKGAVVKATVVEQGRARKVIAFKKRRRQNSKRTRGHRQELTTIRISEIVAG
- the rpmA gene encoding 50S ribosomal protein L27, with translation MAHKKAGGSSRNGRDSESKRLGVKKFGGESVIPGNIILRQRGTQWHPGDNVGIGKDHTIFALVNGTVSFRTKANGRSFVSVVKMAEAAE
- a CDS encoding GNAT family N-acetyltransferase, with the protein product MSNDPLDNNEPLSSNGISNNERRRQLHCPVLVTERLVLRLPHIEDMDAIADLANNRRVSAMLSAMPYPFTRKHAADFILRAVAGEMGHCVYAITLGDTGEFIGSCSVRERHDDPNGVEIGYWLGEPYWKKGYASEAANALIDTIFRATDLDSIYVTCFAANTPSRRVIQKLGFRYEGVSEQQSIVSGLLIADNFSLSRENWIEQRRIAQGVASSRIQTLQNAA